In Streptomyces puniciscabiei, a single genomic region encodes these proteins:
- a CDS encoding acyl-CoA thioesterase, giving the protein MRHIYRCPLRWSDMDAYGHVNNAIFLRYLEEARIDFLSLRGKESKQGSVVARHEIDYKRQLVHRPTPVDIELWVTEIRAASFTVTYEVKDADVIYVQASTVVVPFDFETQRPRRLTAGEREFLDGYRDDADEEAVAA; this is encoded by the coding sequence TTGCGCCACATCTATCGCTGCCCGCTGCGCTGGTCGGACATGGACGCGTACGGACATGTCAACAACGCGATCTTCCTCCGCTATCTGGAGGAGGCTCGCATCGACTTCCTGTCCCTGCGCGGCAAGGAGTCCAAGCAGGGGTCCGTGGTGGCGCGCCATGAGATCGACTACAAGCGCCAGCTCGTCCACCGGCCCACGCCCGTGGACATCGAGCTGTGGGTCACCGAGATCAGGGCCGCGTCCTTCACCGTCACCTACGAGGTGAAGGACGCGGACGTGATCTACGTGCAGGCGTCCACCGTGGTCGTCCCGTTCGACTTCGAGACGCAGCGGCCGCGCCGGCTCACCGCCGGGGAGCGGGAGTTCCTCGACGGCTACCGCGACGACGCCGACGAGGAGGCCGTCGCCGCATGA
- a CDS encoding single-stranded DNA-binding protein: MNETIVCVVGNVATQPVYRESAAGPSARFRLAVTARYWDRERSAWTDGHTNFFTVWANRQLASNVAACVEVGQPLVVQGRLKVRTEVRDGQQQWASADIDAAAIGHDLSRGTAAFQRSAKPDAPPAAARPEPNWETPRPADTPDEGGSTPQQAVAAAAVT, from the coding sequence ATGAACGAGACCATTGTGTGCGTGGTGGGCAACGTGGCGACCCAGCCGGTGTACCGGGAGTCGGCGGCCGGCCCGTCGGCCCGGTTCCGGCTGGCGGTGACCGCGCGCTACTGGGACCGGGAGCGGAGCGCCTGGACGGACGGGCACACCAACTTCTTCACGGTGTGGGCCAACCGCCAGCTCGCCTCGAACGTGGCCGCCTGCGTGGAGGTGGGCCAGCCGCTCGTCGTACAGGGCCGGCTGAAGGTGCGCACCGAGGTGCGCGACGGCCAGCAGCAGTGGGCCTCGGCCGACATCGACGCCGCGGCGATCGGCCACGATCTCTCGCGCGGTACGGCCGCCTTCCAGCGCTCCGCCAAGCCGGACGCACCGCCGGCGGCGGCCCGGCCGGAGCCGAACTGGGAGACGCCGCGTCCCGCCGACACACCGGACGAGGGCGGCAGTACGCCTCAACAGGCGGTGGCCGCAGCGGCGGTGACGTGA
- a CDS encoding TQXA domain-containing protein, with protein sequence MATATTVTGLVAAGVLTGAGTAVADGADGRSQTQGGATATINGLKVYGEAVIHEDGGDQRLEAGLFEMSVDGGGTLQTYCIDLNNPTQRDALYQETPWSGTSLGGNKDAGRIRWILQNSYPQVNDLAALARRAGAGTLTEQDAAAGTQVAIWRYSDHAKVDAVDPQAEKLADYLQKSARDLGEPQASLTLDPPAVSGRPGGLLGPVTVHTNAGTVTVSPPPDAATSGVRITDKTGKVITSAQDGTQLYFDVPEDAPTGSAQLTVQASTTVPVGRAFASDSRSQSQILAGSSESTVSAAATATWAAEGAIPAVSARKNCAKSSLDILAANKGDKPFTFELMGMEHTIPAGASRTVTVPLQEDQAYDFTITGPHGFSHRFTGVLDCRTQGAITTQSTQVHNAPSPASVGGTTAPDTNLAATGGSAITPLIAGVAIGFVVIGGAVLVMLRKREQAGG encoded by the coding sequence CTGGCCACCGCCACGACGGTGACCGGCCTCGTGGCAGCCGGCGTGCTGACCGGCGCGGGTACCGCCGTGGCGGACGGAGCCGACGGGAGATCGCAGACCCAGGGCGGGGCGACGGCCACGATCAACGGCCTGAAGGTCTACGGCGAGGCGGTGATCCACGAGGACGGCGGCGACCAGCGCCTGGAGGCGGGCCTGTTCGAGATGTCCGTCGACGGCGGCGGCACCCTGCAGACGTACTGCATCGACCTGAACAACCCCACCCAGCGCGACGCCCTCTACCAGGAGACGCCCTGGAGCGGCACCTCGCTCGGCGGCAACAAGGACGCCGGCCGGATCCGCTGGATCCTGCAGAACTCCTATCCCCAGGTCAACGACCTTGCCGCGCTCGCCCGCCGGGCCGGCGCCGGCACCCTGACCGAGCAGGACGCGGCGGCCGGCACCCAGGTGGCCATCTGGCGCTACTCCGACCACGCCAAGGTCGACGCCGTCGATCCTCAGGCCGAGAAGCTCGCCGACTATCTGCAGAAGAGCGCCCGCGACCTCGGCGAACCGCAGGCCTCGCTGACCCTGGACCCGCCGGCGGTCTCCGGCCGGCCGGGGGGCCTGCTGGGACCGGTGACCGTGCACACCAACGCGGGTACCGTCACGGTGAGTCCGCCGCCGGACGCGGCCACCAGCGGGGTACGGATCACCGACAAGACCGGCAAGGTGATCACGTCCGCGCAGGACGGCACACAGCTGTACTTCGACGTTCCCGAGGACGCCCCGACCGGCTCGGCGCAGCTGACCGTGCAGGCGTCGACCACGGTGCCGGTGGGCCGGGCCTTCGCCTCCGACAGTCGCAGCCAGAGCCAGATCCTGGCTGGCTCCAGCGAGTCCACGGTCTCCGCGGCGGCGACCGCCACCTGGGCGGCCGAGGGTGCCATACCGGCGGTGTCGGCCCGGAAGAACTGTGCGAAGAGCAGCCTGGACATCCTCGCGGCCAACAAGGGCGACAAGCCCTTCACCTTCGAGCTGATGGGCATGGAGCACACCATCCCCGCGGGCGCCTCCCGTACGGTGACCGTCCCGCTCCAGGAGGACCAGGCCTACGACTTCACGATCACCGGACCCCATGGCTTCAGCCACCGCTTCACCGGCGTCCTCGACTGCAGGACGCAGGGCGCGATCACCACGCAGTCGACCCAGGTCCACAACGCACCCAGCCCCGCCTCGGTCGGCGGCACCACGGCCCCCGACACCAACCTCGCCGCGACGGGCGGCTCCGCGATCACCCCGCTGATCGCCGGCGTGGCCATCGGCTTCGTGGTGATCGGCGGCGCGGTCCTGGTCATGCTGCGCAAGCGCGAACAGGCCGGCGGCTGA
- a CDS encoding ribosomal protein L7/L12, with translation MDIVELLLIVGLFAGIVSVQNRLSGMDKRLVRIEGRLALIADRLGLEESDEQRAQRERVEVLVRQGKQIAAIKAYREMTGADLKEAKDAVDRMGDL, from the coding sequence ATGGACATCGTCGAACTTCTCCTCATAGTGGGCCTCTTCGCGGGGATCGTGAGCGTCCAGAACCGTCTCTCCGGCATGGACAAGCGACTGGTGCGCATCGAGGGACGACTCGCTCTGATCGCCGACCGGCTGGGACTGGAGGAGTCGGACGAACAGCGCGCGCAGCGGGAGCGGGTCGAGGTGCTGGTGCGCCAGGGCAAGCAGATCGCGGCGATCAAGGCGTACCGCGAGATGACCGGCGCTGACCTGAAGGAAGCCAAGGACGCGGTGGACCGGATGGGCGACCTCTAG
- the ettA gene encoding energy-dependent translational throttle protein EttA, with amino-acid sequence MAEFIYTMRKTRKAHGDKVILDDVTLNFLPGAKIGVVGPNGAGKSTVLKIMAGLEQPSNGDAFLSPGYSVGILLQEPPLNEEKTVLENVQEGVAEIKGKLDRFNEIAELMATDYSDALLDEMGKLQEELDHANAWDLDAQLEQAMDALGCPPGDWPVTNLSGGEKRRVALCKLLLEAPDLLLLDEPTNHLDAESVNWLEQHLAKYAGTVVAITHDRYFLDNVAEWILELDRGRAYPYQGNYSTYLETKAARLKVEGQKDAKRQKRLKEELEWVRSNAKGRQAKSKARLARYEEMAAEAEKMRKLDFEEIQIPPGPRLGNVVVEVNKLNKAFGEKVLVEDLSFTLPRNGIVGVIGPNGAGKTTLFKMIQGLETPDAGDIKVGETVKISYVDQGRSNLDPKKTLWEVVSDGLDYINVGQVEMPSRAYVSAFGFKGPDQQKPTGVLSGGERNRLNLALTLKQGGNLLLLDEPTNDLDVETLSSLENALLEFPGCAVVVSHDRWFLDRVATHILAYEGDSKWFWFEGNFESYEKNKIERLGPDAARPHRATYKKLTRG; translated from the coding sequence TTGGCTGAGTTCATTTACACCATGCGCAAGACGCGCAAGGCGCACGGCGACAAGGTGATCCTCGATGATGTCACCCTGAACTTCCTGCCGGGAGCGAAGATCGGCGTCGTCGGCCCGAACGGTGCCGGTAAGTCGACCGTGCTGAAGATCATGGCCGGGCTGGAGCAGCCGTCGAACGGCGACGCGTTCCTGTCCCCGGGCTACAGCGTCGGCATCCTGCTCCAGGAACCCCCGCTGAACGAGGAGAAGACCGTCCTGGAGAACGTCCAGGAGGGTGTCGCCGAGATCAAGGGCAAGCTCGACCGGTTCAACGAGATCGCCGAGCTCATGGCGACCGACTACTCGGACGCGCTGCTCGACGAGATGGGCAAGCTGCAGGAGGAGCTGGACCACGCCAACGCGTGGGACCTCGACGCCCAGCTGGAGCAGGCCATGGACGCGCTCGGGTGCCCCCCGGGCGACTGGCCGGTCACCAACCTCTCCGGTGGTGAGAAGCGCCGCGTCGCGCTCTGCAAGCTGCTGCTGGAAGCCCCCGACCTGCTGCTGCTCGACGAGCCCACCAACCACCTCGACGCCGAGTCCGTGAACTGGCTGGAGCAGCACCTGGCCAAGTACGCGGGCACCGTCGTGGCGATCACCCACGACCGGTACTTCCTGGACAACGTCGCCGAGTGGATCCTCGAGCTCGACCGCGGCCGTGCCTACCCGTACCAGGGCAACTACTCCACCTACCTGGAGACCAAGGCCGCCCGCCTCAAGGTCGAGGGCCAGAAGGACGCCAAGCGCCAGAAGCGGCTCAAGGAAGAGCTGGAGTGGGTGCGGTCGAACGCCAAGGGGCGGCAGGCCAAGTCCAAGGCGCGTCTCGCCCGGTACGAGGAGATGGCCGCCGAGGCCGAGAAGATGCGGAAGCTGGACTTCGAGGAGATCCAGATCCCGCCGGGCCCGCGCCTGGGCAACGTGGTCGTCGAGGTCAACAAGCTCAACAAGGCCTTCGGCGAGAAGGTCCTGGTCGAGGACCTCAGCTTCACGCTGCCGCGCAACGGCATCGTCGGTGTCATCGGCCCGAACGGCGCGGGCAAGACCACGCTGTTCAAGATGATCCAGGGCCTGGAGACGCCGGACGCCGGCGACATCAAGGTCGGCGAGACCGTCAAGATCTCCTACGTCGACCAGGGCCGGTCCAACCTCGACCCGAAGAAGACGCTGTGGGAGGTCGTGTCCGACGGGCTCGACTACATCAACGTCGGCCAGGTCGAGATGCCGAGCCGGGCGTACGTGTCCGCGTTCGGGTTCAAGGGCCCGGACCAGCAGAAGCCGACCGGTGTCCTCTCCGGTGGTGAGCGCAACCGCCTCAACCTGGCGCTGACCCTCAAGCAGGGCGGCAACCTGCTGCTCCTCGACGAGCCCACCAACGACCTGGACGTGGAGACCCTGTCCAGCCTGGAGAACGCGCTTCTCGAGTTCCCCGGCTGCGCCGTCGTCGTCTCCCACGACCGGTGGTTCCTCGACCGTGTCGCCACCCACATCCTCGCCTACGAGGGCGACTCCAAGTGGTTCTGGTTCGAGGGCAACTTCGAGTCGTACGAGAAGAACAAGATCGAGCGGCTCGGACCGGACGCCGCACGTCCGCACCGCGCCACCTACAAGAAGCTGACCCGGGGCTGA